In Rhodococcus pseudokoreensis, the DNA window TCGAGTCGGTGCTCGGCGCCGCGCCCGACGAGCGACTGACCGGTTATCTGACCGAGCGGACGCGGGGAAACGCGCTGCTGGTCCGGGAAACGGTGAACGCGTTGCGCACTGCGGGTGCGGTCCGGATCGAACAGGGGATCGGCTACCTGGTCGACGATTCCCCGCCCCGGTTCCCGCGCCCTGCGGCGTTGCTCCACCGGCTGCTTCCCGGGGATCACGCCGTCCGTGCACTGGGTCGTCTGGTCTCGGTGTTCGGGCGGGTGGATCTGGACTACCTTCCTCTCCTCGCCGAGCTGGCCGAGAGGTCGCCGGGCGAGGTCCGGGCCGTCTTCGACTCACTGGTCGCGCGCGGTGCGCTGGTGGCAACGGGGTCCGGATGGTACGAATTCGGCCACCCACTGATCGGTGAGTTGCTGTACGACGACATCGGTCCGGCCGCGCGCCGCCGTGTTCATGCTGCGATTGCCGCGCGGATCGAGGGCACCGACCACGAGTTGGGCATGCCGGCCCTCGAGCGCGCCCGGCACGTCACCGAGGGTGCGGCGCGCGGCGACACGGTCGCGGTCACGGTGGCGTTGCGTGCCGCCGACAGGGCGCTGCGCACGTCGCCGCGCACGGCCGCCCGCTGGTACGGCCGCCCGCTGGTACGGCCGGGCGCTCGACCTGCTGCCCCGCGCGGACGCCGCCGCCGGCGAGATCCTCGGCAGGCAGTCCGAGGCATATTGGAAGGGCGCGCGGCCGGCCCTGGCCATCGAAGCCGGCAGGAAAGCGCTCGGCGTCCTCGCGGCGGGCCGTTCCCGCGACCGCACCGTGGCGACGATCGTGCACTGCCACAACGCGATGGGCGATCCGCAGAGCGCTCTCGACCTGCTGGTCGCCGAGGCGGGGCAGGCGAGAGACTCGACGCCCTCCCTGGCACAGCGCGCGGCGATGTCGGCGCGCCTGGGGCGATACGGATCAGGCGCGCGTCCTGGCCGCGGCGGCGTGGTCACAGGTGCGCGACTCGACTCCGGCGGACCAGGTGGTCGCCTACACGTACCTCGGTCAGGTCGAAGCCTCCGTCGGAACGTTCCCGAA includes these proteins:
- a CDS encoding AAA family ATPase, giving the protein MNEFVFDCAIERLSAGAGSTYLILGEAGTGKTHLLRSTIDAARRRGWTCLYAAAHEYDRDIPYATVRTLVGVHGHTAVPSDPNGVTALLQSMTDSSPVVVVVDDAHLADEDSLVAVTLAARHLAGRPLLVIFASRTRPWTTGERLVATIGHLVSEQAQTVLELRPVEGRALGELIESVLGAAPDERLTGYLTERTRGNALLVRETVNALRTAGAVRIEQGIGYLVDDSPPRFPRPAALLHRLLPGDHAVRALGRLVSVFGRVDLDYLPLLAELAERSPGEVRAVFDSLVARGALVATGSGWYEFGHPLIGELLYDDIGPAARRRVHAAIAARIEGTDHELGMPALERARHVTEGAARGDTVAVTVALRAADRALRTSPRTAARWYGRPLVRPGARPAAPRGRRRRRDPRQAVRGILEGRAAGPGHRSRQESARRPRGGPFPRPHRGDDRALPQRDGRSAERSRPAGRRGGAGERLDALPGTARGDVGAPGAIRIRRASWPRRRGHRCATRLRRTRWSPTRTSVRSKPPSERSRICSRPSTGSRSWEPASANSRWARAPVRWSRRRSTPQQQA